A single region of the Streptobacillus ratti genome encodes:
- a CDS encoding mannose/fructose/sorbose PTS transporter subunit IIA has protein sequence MIGIIIASHGNLASGILETSKMILGDVENLAAVGIYPNEGPEDLRNKIVEAAKSFDNQNEVLVLVDIWSGSPFNQANALMAEYPNWAIVTGVNLPLLAEAIDVRDDVATAHELASKILNEGREGIKVKPEELEPKKVRKQVANLNTDLGNGKITYVLARVDTRLLHGQVATSWTKSTKPDRIIVVSDSVSKDTLRKTMITEAAPPGVKANTVPIDKMVEVDKDPRFGNTKAMLLFETPQDALKAIEKGMKIEELNIGSMAHSVGKVAITTSLAMDMKDVETLEKLISLGVKMDVRKVPSDSPENIEYILKKVKEKF, from the coding sequence AGAATTTAGCTGCTGTGGGTATCTATCCAAATGAAGGACCAGAAGATTTAAGAAATAAGATTGTAGAAGCTGCTAAATCTTTTGATAATCAAAATGAAGTGTTAGTTTTAGTTGATATATGGTCAGGTTCACCATTTAATCAAGCAAATGCTTTAATGGCAGAATATCCAAATTGGGCTATAGTAACAGGGGTTAATTTACCATTACTAGCAGAAGCTATAGATGTTAGAGATGATGTAGCTACTGCACATGAATTAGCATCAAAAATTTTAAATGAGGGTAGAGAGGGAATTAAAGTTAAACCTGAAGAACTTGAACCTAAAAAAGTTAGAAAACAAGTTGCAAATTTAAATACAGATTTAGGTAATGGTAAGATTACATATGTATTAGCAAGGGTTGATACAAGATTACTACATGGTCAAGTTGCTACTTCATGGACAAAATCAACTAAACCAGATAGAATTATAGTTGTTTCAGATTCAGTATCAAAAGATACATTAAGAAAAACTATGATAACAGAAGCTGCACCTCCAGGGGTTAAAGCTAATACAGTGCCAATTGATAAAATGGTAGAAGTTGATAAAGATCCTCGTTTTGGAAATACAAAAGCTATGCTTTTATTTGAAACACCTCAAGATGCTTTAAAAGCTATAGAAAAAGGTATGAAAATAGAAGAATTAAATATAGGTTCTATGGCACATTCTGTAGGTAAAGTGGCTATAACAACTTCTTTAGCAATGGATATGAAAGATGTAGAAACTTTAGAAAAATTAATTAGTTTAGGTGTTAAGATGGACGTTAGAAAAGTTCCTTCTGATTCACCAGAAAATATAGAATATATTCTAAAGAAAGTTAAAGAAAAATTTTAA
- a CDS encoding PTS mannose/fructose/sorbose transporter subunit IIC, with translation MSIITILLVVLVAFLAGMEGVLDQFQFHQPLVACTLIGLVTGHLTEGIILGGSLQMIALGWSNVGAAIAPDAALASVASAIIMVLGLNGGEADITRSINSAIALAIPLSVAGLFLTMIARTISISIVHLMDGAAKKGNIRRIEILQFLALFIQGSRIAIPALLLCIIPSSAVTSMLQAMPSWLSDGMAVGGGMIAAVGYAMVINMMSTKEVWPFFIIGFCLAAISQLTLIALGAIGVSLALIYLGLKEAAVSSGNGSSLGDPLDDILNDY, from the coding sequence ATGTCAATAATAACAATTTTATTGGTTGTTTTAGTTGCATTCTTAGCTGGTATGGAGGGAGTGTTAGATCAATTCCAATTTCACCAACCACTAGTTGCATGTACATTAATTGGTCTTGTTACAGGGCATTTAACTGAGGGTATTATTCTTGGTGGTTCATTACAAATGATAGCATTAGGTTGGTCAAATGTTGGAGCTGCAATAGCACCAGATGCAGCACTTGCTTCAGTAGCATCAGCTATAATAATGGTTTTAGGATTAAATGGAGGAGAAGCAGATATTACTAGATCAATAAACTCAGCAATAGCACTTGCTATACCTTTATCAGTAGCAGGATTATTCTTAACTATGATAGCTCGTACAATTTCAATTTCAATAGTTCACTTAATGGACGGAGCTGCTAAAAAAGGGAATATTAGAAGAATAGAAATATTACAATTTTTAGCTTTATTTATTCAAGGGTCACGTATTGCAATACCTGCATTATTACTATGTATAATTCCATCATCAGCAGTTACAAGTATGTTACAAGCAATGCCAAGTTGGCTTTCAGATGGAATGGCAGTTGGTGGAGGAATGATAGCAGCAGTTGGATATGCTATGGTTATCAATATGATGTCAACTAAAGAAGTTTGGCCTTTCTTTATAATAGGGTTCTGTTTAGCTGCTATAAGTCAATTAACTCTAATTGCACTTGGGGCAATAGGTGTAAGTTTAGCTTTAATATACTTAGGATTAAAAGAAGCAGCAGTATCTTCAGGTAATGGTTCTAGTTTAGGTGATCCATTAGATGATATATTAAATGATTATTAG
- a CDS encoding PTS system mannose/fructose/sorbose family transporter subunit IID, which translates to MEKKITLSKKDRFKVAVRHQFLQGSWNYERMQNGGWAYSIIPAIKKLYTKKEDQIAALERHLEFYNTHPYVSAPVMGVTLALEEERANGIPVDDAAIQGVKIGMMGPLAGVGDPVFWFTARPILGALGASLALAGSILGPLLFFFVWNIMRFAFLWYTQEFGYQVGVKITKDLSGGLLGKITQGASILGMFIIGGLVQRWVSISFKSVVSVVKQAEGAFINWDTLPSGTEGIKSALEQYSSLGAAGLNVDKVTTLQQNIDSLIPGVSALLLTLLCCWLLKKKVSPISIIVVLFAVGILARVAGIM; encoded by the coding sequence ATGGAAAAGAAAATAACATTATCTAAAAAAGATCGTTTTAAAGTAGCTGTGCGTCATCAATTCCTTCAAGGTTCTTGGAATTATGAACGTATGCAAAATGGTGGTTGGGCTTATTCTATTATACCAGCGATTAAAAAACTATATACAAAAAAAGAAGATCAAATAGCAGCATTAGAACGTCATTTAGAGTTCTATAATACTCACCCATATGTTTCAGCACCAGTTATGGGAGTTACATTGGCTTTAGAAGAAGAAAGAGCAAATGGTATTCCTGTTGATGATGCAGCTATACAAGGGGTTAAAATAGGAATGATGGGACCTTTAGCAGGAGTTGGAGATCCAGTATTCTGGTTTACAGCAAGACCTATACTTGGAGCACTTGGAGCTTCTCTTGCATTAGCTGGAAGTATATTAGGCCCTTTATTATTCTTCTTTGTATGGAATATTATGCGTTTTGCATTCTTATGGTATACACAAGAATTTGGATATCAAGTTGGAGTTAAAATAACTAAAGACTTATCAGGTGGATTACTTGGAAAAATTACTCAAGGTGCATCTATATTAGGTATGTTTATAATAGGTGGATTAGTTCAACGTTGGGTTAGCATATCATTTAAATCAGTAGTATCAGTTGTTAAACAAGCTGAGGGAGCATTTATTAATTGGGATACATTACCTAGTGGAACAGAGGGTATAAAGTCAGCATTAGAGCAATACAGTTCTCTTGGAGCAGCTGGATTAAATGTTGATAAAGTTACTACATTACAACAAAATATAGATTCATTAATACCAGGAGTATCAGCATTATTATTAACTTTATTATGTTGTTGGTTACTTAAGAAAAAAGTATCTCCAATTTCTATAATAGTAGTATTATTTGCAGTTGGAATTTTAGCAAGAGTTGCTGGAATAATGTAA
- a CDS encoding DUF956 family protein, translating into MIESLNNKIDLTINASSFSGIISYGKVLVGNKSFEYYNDRNINDYIQIPWEEVEYISAQVIFKKWVTRFVIFTKRNGKFSFSTKDNKKTLKAISNYIYKSKMVKSKTFLQVIFLGLKRLIKRIK; encoded by the coding sequence ATGATAGAATCTTTAAATAATAAAATAGATTTAACTATAAATGCAAGTTCTTTTTCTGGAATAATAAGTTATGGTAAAGTTCTTGTTGGTAATAAATCTTTTGAATATTATAATGATAGAAATATTAATGACTATATTCAAATACCTTGGGAAGAAGTTGAATATATTTCAGCTCAAGTTATTTTTAAGAAATGGGTAACGAGGTTTGTCATATTCACAAAGAGAAATGGTAAATTTTCATTCTCTACTAAGGATAATAAAAAGACATTAAAAGCTATTAGCAACTATATATATAAATCAAAAATGGTTAAATCTAAAACATTTTTACAAGTCATATTTTTAGGACTTAAAAGATTAATAAAAAGAATAAAATAG